In Ochotona princeps isolate mOchPri1 chromosome 33, mOchPri1.hap1, whole genome shotgun sequence, one DNA window encodes the following:
- the CTXN1 gene encoding cortexin-1, whose amino-acid sequence MSAAWTLSPEPLPPSTGPPVGAGLDAEQRTVFAFVLCLLVVLVLLMVRCVRILLDPYSRMPASSWTDHKEALERGQFDYALV is encoded by the coding sequence ATGAGCGCGGCGTGGACGCTGTCGCCCGAGCCGCTGCCGCCGTCGACGGGGCCCCCGGTGGGCGCAGGCCTGGACGCCGAGCAGCGCACCGTGTTCGCCTTCGTGCTCTGCCTGCTCGTGGTGCTGGTGCTGTTGATGGTGCGCTGCGTGCGCATCCTGCTCGACCCCTACAGCCGCATGCCCGCCTCGTCCTGGACCGACCACAAGGAGGCCCTGGAGCGCGGGCAGTTCGACTACGCGCTGGTGTGA
- the TIMM44 gene encoding mitochondrial import inner membrane translocase subunit TIM44, with product MAAAALRSGWCRCPRRCLSSGSQFLSGHSLPHGSAYQIGWPGGAPCLPRAYSTGNRKGFLSGLLENIRQELAKNKEMKESIQKFRDEARRLEESDALQEARRKYKSIESETVRTSEAIRKKLGELTGTVKESLDEVSKSDLGRKIKEGVEEAAKTAKQSAESVSKGGEKLGQTAAFRALSQGVETVKKEIDESVLGQTGPYRRPSRLRKRTEFAGEKLKNRVFQANEEALGVVLHKDSKWYQQWKDFKDNNVVFNRFFEMKMKYDESDNALIRASRALTDKVTDLLGGLFSKTEMSQVLTEILRVDPAFDKDSFLHQCEKDIIPNILEAMISGELDILRDWCYEATYSQLAHPIQQAKALGLQFQSRILDIDNVDLAMGKMMEQGPVLIVTFQAQLVMVVRNPKGEVVEGDPDKVLRMLYVWALCRDQDELNPYAAWRLLDISASSTEQIL from the exons AGGTGCCTTAGCAGTGGGAGCCAGTTTCTTTCTGGCCACAGCCTCCCCCATGGCTCCGCCTATCAGATCGGCTGGCCAGGTGGAGCACCGTGCTTG CCCAGAGCGTACTCTACTGGAAACAGAAAAGGTTTCCTGTCCGGCCTCCTGGAAAACATCAGACAGGAGCTGGCCAAGAACAAGGAGATGAAAGAGAGTATCCAGAAATTCCGGGACgaggccaggaggctggaagaGTCCGACGCGCTCCAGGAAGCCCGGAGGAAATAC AAAAGCATTGAGTCCGAAACTGTGCGTACCAGCGAAGCCATCAGGAAGAAGCTGGGAGAGCTGACGGGCACGGTGAAGGAG AGTCTTGATGAAGTCAGTAAGAGTGACTTGGGCCGCAAGATCAAGGAAGGCGTGGAGGAGGCGGCCAAGACGGCCAAGCAGTCAGCCGAGTCCGTGTCCAAGGGCGGCGAGAAGCTGGGCCAGACGGCCGCCTTCAGAGCCTTGTCGCAG GGAGTAGAGACAGTCAAGAAAGAAATTGATGAGAGTGTGCTGGGCCAGACGGGGCCCTACCGCAGGCCCTCACGCCTCCGTAAGAGAACGGAGTTTGCGGGAGAGAAACTCAAGAACAGAGTATTCCAGGCCAATGA GGAGGCCCTGGGCGTGGTGCTACACAAAGACTCCAAGTGGTACCAGCAGTGGAAGGACTTCAAGGACAACAATGTGGTATTCAACC GGTTCTTTGAGATGAAGATGAAATACGACGAAAGCGACAACGCGCTCATCCGGGCATCCCGGGCTCTGACAGACAAGGTCACTGACCTGCTGG gggGCCTGTTCTCCAAGACGGAGATGTCCCAGGTGCTCACTGAGATCCTGCGGGTGGACCCGGCCTTCGACAAGGACAGCTTCCTGCACCAGTGCGAGAAGGACATTATCCCCAACATCCTGGAG GCCATGATTTCCGGGGAGCTGGACATCCTCCGGGACTGGTGCTACGAGGCT ACCTATAGCCAGCTGGCTCACCCCATCCAGCaggccaaggccctgggcctgCAGTTCCAGTCCCGCATCCTGGACATTGACAACGTTGAC CTGGCCATGGGCAAGATGATGGAGCAGGGCCCCGTGTTGATCGTCaccttccaggcccagctggtGATGGTGGTCAGGAACCCCAAGGGCGAGGTGGTGGAGGGCGACCCG gacaaGGTACTACGCATGCTGTACGTGTGGGCGCTCTGCCGCGACCAGGACGAGCTGAACCCCTACGCAGCCTGGCGCCTCCTGGACATCTCGGCCTCCAGTACAGAACAGATCCTCTGA
- the LRRC8E gene encoding volume-regulated anion channel subunit LRRC8E — protein MIPVAEFKQFTEQQPAFKVLKPWWDVLAEYLTVAMLMIGVFGCTLQVTQDKIICLPSHEPRENVSEAPCQELLPRGVSEQIGGLREVSGLKNNLDLQQYSFINQLCYETALHWYAKYFPYLVVIHTLIFMVCTSFWFKFPGTSSKIEHFISILGKCFDSPWTTRALSEVSGENHKGPVATSGKSAATGTSVATTAAATHATGSGPGKASEGEKEREKVLTEPEKVVTEPPAVTLLDKKEGEQAKALFEKVKKFRMHVEEGDILHSMYIRQTVLKVCKFLGILIYNLIYVEKIRFLVACRVETSEVTGYASFCCNHTKAHLFSKLAFCYICFVCVYGLTCVYTLYWLFHRPLKEYSFRSVREETGMNDIPDVKNDFAFMLHLIDQYDSLYSKRFAVFLSEVSESRLKQLNLNHEWTPEKLRQKLQRNARGRLELALCMLPGLPDTVFELSEVEALRLEAVGDITFPPGLSQLVHLQELSLLHSPAQLPFSSQIFLRDRLKVIRVKCEELREVPLWVFGLRGLEELHLEGLFPPELARAATLESLRELKQLKVLSLRSNAGKVPASVTDVAGHLQRLSLHNDGARLLALNSLKKLTVLRELELVACGLERIPHAVFSLGALQELDLKDNHLRSIEEILSFQHCRKLVTLRLWHNQIAYVPEHVRKLRSLEQLFLAYNKLETLPSQLGLCSGLRLLDVSHNGLRCLPPELGLLQNLQHLDVSYNALQLLPDELFFCRKLRTLLLDYNQLSHLSPHVAALGTLSRLGLKGNRLEALPEELGNCQSLKKAGLLVEEIIYQGLPADVRERLEGE, from the exons ATGATCCCCGTGGCGGAGTTCAAGCAGTTCACGGAGCAGCAACCTGCGTTCAAGGTGCTGAAACCCTGGTGGGATGTACTGGCCGAGTACCTCACCGTGGCCATGCTAATGATTGGCGTCTTTGGCTGCACTCTGCAG GTGACACAGGACAAGATCATCTGCCTGCCAAGTCATGAGCCCCGGGAAAACGTGTCGGAGGCCCcgtgccaggagctgctgccgCGGGGGGTGTCGGAGCAGATCGGGGGGCTCCGGGAGGTCAGTGGCCTCAAGAACAATCTAGACCTGCAGCAGTATAGCTTCATCAACCAGCTGTGCTATGAGACGGCCCTGCATTGGTATGCCAAGTACTTCCCCTACCTGGTGGTCATCCATACGCTCATCTTCATGGTTTGTACCAGCTTCTGGTTCAAGTTCCCCGGCACCAGCTCCAAGATTGAGCACTTCATCTCCATCCTGGGCAAGTGTTTCGATTCCCCCTGGACCACGCGGGCCCTGTCCGAGGTCTCCGGGGAGAACCACAAGGGCCCAGTGGCTACTAGCGGCAAAAGTGCAGCCACTGGGACGTCTGTTGCCACCACCGCCGCCGCCACCCATGCAACCGGGAGCGGGCCCGGCAAAGCGAGcgagggtgagaaagagagagagaaggtgctgACAGAGCCCGAAAAGGTGGTGACTGAGCCGCCGGCGGTCACCCTGCTGGACAAGAAGGAGGGtgagcaggccaaagccttgTTCGAGAAGGTCAAGAAGTTTCGCATGCACGTGGAAGAGGGAGACATCTTACACAGCATGTACATCCGGCAGACGGTGCTCAAGGTGTGTAAGTTTTTGGGGATCCTGATCTACAACCTGATCTACGTGGAGAAGATCCGCTTCCTGGTGGCCTGCCGGGTGGAGACGTCCGAGGTCACGGGCTACGCCAGTTTCTGCTGCAACCACACCAAAGCGCACCTGTTCTCCAAGCTAGCCTTCTGCTACATCTGTTTTGTGTGCGTCTACGGCCTCACCTGTGTCTACACGCTCTACTGGCTCTTCCACCGGCCCCTCAAGGAGTATTCCTTCCGCTCGGTGCGGGAGGAGACGGGCATGAACGATATCCCGGATGTCAAGAACGATTTTGCCTTCATGCTGCACCTCATCGATCAGTACGATTCGCTCTATTCCAAGCGCTTCGCCGTCTTCCTCTCCGAGGTCAGCGAGAGCCGCCTCAAGCAGCTCAACCTGAACCACGAGTGGACACCAGAGAAGCTGCGGCAGAAGCTGCAGCGGAACGCCCGGGGCCGCCTGGAGCTGGCCCTGTGTATGCTCCCGGGCCTGCCCGACACGGTCTTCGAGCTCAGCGAGGTCGAAGCGCTGCGCCTGGAGGCTGTGGGCGACATCACCTTTCCTCCAGGACTTTCGCAGCTCGTGCACCTGCAGGAACTCAGCCTCCTGCATTCCCCGGCCCAGCTGCCCTTCTCTTCGCAAATCTTCCTGCGGGACCGGCTCAAAGTGATCCGAGTCAAGTGTGAGGAACTCCGGGAGGTGCCTCTGTGGGTGTTCGGGCTGCGGGGACTGGAGGAGCTTCACTTGGAAGGGTTGTTTCCTCCCGAGCTGGCCCGGGCAGCCACCCTGGAGAGCTTACGGGAGTTGAAACAGCTCAAGGTGCTGTCGCTGCGCAGTAACGCAGGCAAGGTGCCGGCCAGCGTCACCGACGTGGCTGGCCACCTGCAGCGGCTCAGCCTGCACAATGACGGGGCCCGCCTGCTGGCGCTCAACAGCCTCAAGAAGCTGACGGTGCTgcgggagctggagctggtggcGTGTGGACTGGAGCGTATCCCGCACGCCGTCTTCAGCCTGGGCGCCCTacaggagctggacctgaaggACAACCACCTGCGTTCCATCGAGGAGATCCTGAGTTTCCAACATTGCCGGAAGCTGGTGACACTCCGGCTATGGCACAACCAGATTGCCTATGTCCCTGAGCACGTGCGCaaactcaggagcctggagcagctCTTCCTGGCTTACAACAAACTGGAGACGCTGCCCAGCCAGCTGGGCCTGTGCAGCGGCCTCCGGCTGCTGGATGTGTCCCACAACGGGCTGCGCTGCCTGCCTCCCGAGCTGGGCCTCCTGCAAAACTTACAGCACCTCGACGTCTCTTACAACGCCCTCCAACTCCTGCCGGATGAACTCTTCTTCTGCCGCAAGCTGCGCACGCTGCTGCTCGACTACAACCAGCTGAGCCACCTCTCGCCTCACGTGGCGGCCCTGGGGACCCTCAGCCGCCTGGGGCTCAAGGGCAACAGGCTGGAGGCGCTGCCCGAAGAGCTGGGCAACTGCCAGAGTCTCAAGAAAGCTGGGCTGCTGGTGGAGGAGATCATCTACCAGGGCCTGCCTGCTGACGTGCGAGAGAGATTGGAGGGAGAAtga
- the MAP2K7 gene encoding dual specificity mitogen-activated protein kinase kinase 7, with protein MAASSLEQKLSRLEAKLKQENREARRRIDLNLDISPQRPRPTLQLPLANDGGSRSPSSESSPQHPTPPARPRHMLGLPPTLFTPRSMESIEIDQKLQEIMKQTGYLTIGGQRYQAEIGDLDNLGEMGSGTCGQVWKMRFRKTGHVLAVKQMRRSGNKEENKRILMDLDVVLKSHDCPYIVQCFGTFITNTDVFIAMELMGTCAEKLKKRMQGPMPERILGKMTVAIVKALYYLKEKHGVIHRDVKPSNILLDERGQIKLCDFGISGRLVDSKAKTRSAGCAAYMAPERIDPPDPTKPDYDIRADVWSLGISLVELATGQFPYKNCKTDFEVLTKVLQEEPPLLPGHMGFSGDFQSFVKDCLTKDHRKRPKYNKLLEHSFIKRYETLEVDVASWFKDVMAKTESPRSSGAQSQPHLPFFR; from the exons ATGGCGGCGTCCTCCCTGGAGCAGAAGCTGTCCCGCCTGGAAGCCAAGCTGAAGCAAGAGAACCGCGAGGCCCGGCGGAGGATCGATCTCAACCTGGATATCAGCCCCCAGCGGCCCAGGCCCA ccctgcagctgccGCTGGCCAACGATGGGGGCAGCCGCTCGCCGTCGTCCGAGAGCTCCCCGCAGCACCCCACGCCCCCCGCCCGGCCCCGCCACATGCTCGGCCTCCCGCCCACCCTCTTCACGCCCCGCAGCATGGAGAG catcGAGATCGACCAGAAGCTGCAGGAGATCATGAAGCAGACTGGCTACCTGACCATCGGGGGCCAG CGTTACCAGGCAGAGATCGGTGACCTGGACAACCTGGGCGAGATGGGCAGCGGCACCTGCGGCCAGGTGTGGAAGATGCGCTTCCGCAAGACGGGCCATGTCCTCGCCGTCAAG CAAATGCGGCGCTCAGGCAACAAGGAGGAAAACAAGCGCATCCTGATGGATCTGGACGTGGTGCTCAAAAGCCACGACTGTCCCTACATAGTGCAATGCTTCGGCACCTTCATCACCAAC ACAGACGTCTTCATCGCCATGGAGCTCATGGGCACCTGCGCCGAGAAGCTCAAGAAGCGGATGCAGGGACCCATGCCCGAGCGGATCCTGGGCAAGATGACGGTGGCG ATCGTGAAGGCGTTGTACTACCTGAAGGAGAAACACGGAGTCATCCACCGTGACGTGAAGCCCTCCAACATCCTGCTGGACGAGCGGGGCCAGATCAAGCTGTGCGACTTCGGCATCAGCGGCCGCCTGGTCGACTCCAAGGCCAAGACGCGCAGCGCTGGCTGCGCCGCCTACATGGCC CCCGAGCGCATCGACCCCCCGGACCCCACCAAACCTGACTATGATATCCGGGCGGATGTGTGGAGCCTGGGCATCTCCTTG gtgGAGCTGGCCACGGGGCAGTTTCCCTACAAAAACTGCAAGACAGACTTCGAGGTCCTCACCAAGGTCTTGCAGGAGGAACCCCCGCTCCTGCCAGGCCACATGGGTTTCTCGGGGGACTTCCAGTCATTTGTGAAAGATTG CCTTACTAAAGACCACAGGAAGAGACCAAAGTATAACAAACTACTT GAACACAGCTTCATCAAGCGCTACGAGACCCTGGAGGTGGACGTGGCCTCGTGGTTTAAGGACGTCATGGCCAAAACCGAGTCGCCGCGGAGCAGCGGAGCGCAGAGCCAACCCCACCTGCCCTTCTTCAGGTAG
- the SNAPC2 gene encoding snRNA-activating protein complex subunit 2 produces the protein MKPPPRRRATPARYVEEATGPQAWSPHEKRQLLQLLQARRGQPEPDAAELARELPSRSEADIQDFVRRLKAGALREAAQRARRAAPRGPRCEAQTPAPIEVWLDLTEKITGPLEGALTTAFCQALTIATTEPANLLHSKPPKPTQARGKPLLLSVPGPTPGAPGCAPKVTGPTPEGANPTPKVPDPPPEAPGPAPDAPDPPLEAPSPSPDVPGPAPDAPGPTPDVPGPAPDASGPTPDAPGPPPEASGPAPNASGPTPDAPGPPPEAPGPAPEALSKSPAGPPLAGGDFTVDFEKIYKYLASSSRGSQGPELSPTESAVLLNLLMALPEELPHLPCAALAEHMTQMYDHLTAPEPSPAAAEGSPGAPGSPRAPAEAGPSAPRSPWETAGICPLNPFAVPLELLGRAASPTG, from the exons ATGAAGCCGCCGCCGCGGCGACGCGCGACCCCGGCGCGCTACGTGGAGGAGGCGACGGGGCCGCAGGCCTGGAGCCCGCACGAGAAacggcagctgctgcagctgctgcaggcgcGGCGGGGACAGCCGGAGCCCGACGCTGCCGAGCTGGCCCGCGAGCTGCCGAGTCGCAGCGAGGCCGAC ATCCAGGACTTCGTCCGGAGGCTCAAGGCAGGCGCGCTCCGGGAGGCCGCGCAGAGGGCGCGTCGGGCTGCCCCGCGGGGGCCTCGGTGCGAGGCGCAGACCCCGGCGCCCATCGAG GTGTGGCTGGATCTCACGGAGAAGATCACAGGCCCCTTGGAGGGAGCGCTCACCACAGCCTTCTGCCAG GCACTCACCATCGCCACCACGGAACCCGCCAACCTCCTGCACTCCAAGCCCCCTAAACCCACGCAGGCCCGTGGGAAGCCATTGCTGTTGAGTGTCCCtggccccacccctggggctcccgGCTGCGCCCCCAAAGTGACTGGCCCCACTCCTGAAGGAGCCAATCCCACACCCAAGgtgcctgacccacccccagaggctcctggccccgcCCCCGATGCACCTGACCCGCCCCTAGAGGCTCCTAGCCCCTCCCCTGatgtgcctggccctgcccccgaTGCACCTGGCCCCACCCCCGATGTGCCTGGCCCCGCCCCTGATGCATCTGGCCCCACCCCTGATGCACCTGGCCCGCCCCCAGAGGCTTCTGGCCCCGCCCCCAATGCATCTGGCCCCACCCCTGAtgcacctggcccacccccagaggCGCCTGGCCCCGCCCCAGAGGCACTTTCCAAATCCCCTGCGGGTCCCCCCCTGGCTGGAGGAGACTTCACGGTGGATTTTGAGAAGATCTACAAGTACCTGGCCTCGTCCTCCCGCGGCAGCCAGGGCCCGGAGCTGTCCCCTACCG AGTCGGCCGTGCTCCTGAACTTGCTCATGGCCCTGCCCGAGGAGCTGCCGCACCTGCCCTGCGCCGCGCTGGCCGAGCACATGACCCAGATGTATGATCACCTGACGGCGCCTGAGCCCAGCCCCGCCGCCGCCGAGGGGAGCCCCGGGGCCCCGGGCAGCCCCCGAGCCCCCGCAGAGGCTGGGCCCAGCGCTCCGAGGTCCCCCTGGGAGACGGCTGGCATCTGTCCCCTCAACCCATTTGCAGTGCCCTTGGAGCTGCTGGGCAGGGCGGCCAGCCCCACAGGGTGA
- the TGFBR3L gene encoding transforming growth factor-beta receptor type 3-like protein: MAFVFPVTTGDHLPPYRKGTAWKELARRWGRQKREGQGSWAAFLGAQGAALSLPRPWPAPPFPALAPGPWLRRPLFSLELSETEDVFPRRGRPLEVPADSRVFVQAALARPSPRWGLALHRCSVTPSSRPTLGPALVLLRGGCPADSSVAFQPPLSPLHPAATLPVRFSFRLRPVFNASVQFLHCQLSRCRRLREGRRAPAPQTPLPPLQCLPQDEACSGGGSSGRGGESLGAEGPHVHTLTQPIVVTVPRPPPIGPPKSIPGRAMRPPKPPVPTPAALEPAPVVALVLTAFVLGAALAAGLSLVCAHTGIQLCPAPGRGSPSLTPAPLGPSPRASPGAPLPCCPGGPSEAGLSHAGGMVPRHLGPSPAGRALLGSSPGAEVTDGETEAGGKARRFSGRFHAPSQARPCPCPDGRPSRPLLPVRFRLRAELS, translated from the exons atggcCTTTGTCTTCCCTGTCACCACGGGTGACCACCTGCCTCCCTATAGAAAGGGGACTGCCTGG AAGGAGCTggccaggaggtgggggaggcagaAAAGGGAGGGGCAAGGGAGCTGGGCTGCTTTCCTGGGGGCACAAGGAGCAGCTCTTTCACTCCCCCGACCCTGGCCAGCGCCCCCTTTCCCCGCGTTGGCACCGGGGCCCTGGTTGCGTAGACCCCTGTTCAGTTTGGAGCTGTCTGAAACTGAGGACGTCTTCCCGCGCCGAGGGAGACCGCTGGAGGTCCCCGCTGACAGCCGCGTCTTCGTGCAG GCGGCCCTGGCCCGTCCCTCACCTCGCTGGGGCCTGGCCCTGCACCGCTGCTCCGTGACACCGTCCTCGCGGCCCACCCTGGGGCCAGCCCTGGTGTTGCTGCGCGGGGGCTGCCCTGCCGACAGCTCGGTAGCCTTCCAGCCCCCGCTGTCACCGCTGCACCCTGCTGCCACGCTCCCCGTACGCTTCAGTTTCCGCCTGCGCCCAGTCTTCAACGCATCGGTGCAGTTCCTGCACTGCCAGCTGAGCCGCTGTCGCCGCCTCCGGGAAGGCCGCCGGGCACCTGCACCTCAGACGCCCCTGCCACCTTTGCAG TGCCTGCCTCAGGATGAGGCGTGCTCCGGCGGGGGCAGCAGCGGCCGAGGTGGCGAGAGCCTGGGCgccgagggtcctcacgtgcacACGCTGACACAGCCCATCGTGGTCACCGTGCCGCGGCCGCCTCCCA TAGGACCACCCAAGAGCATCCCGGGCAGGGCCATGCGGCCGCCGAAGCCGCCCGTGCCAACCCCCGCAGCCCTGGAGCCCGCGCCGGTGGTGGCCCTGGTGCTGACCGCCTTCGTCCTGGGTGCGGCGCTGGCCGCAGGCCTTAGCCTCGTGTGCGCGCACACAGGTATCCAGCTCTGCCCTGCTCCGGGGAGGGGGTCTCCCAGTCTAA CACCTGCGCCCCTGGGCCCGTCCCCGAGAGCCTCGCCCGGCGCCCCGCTGCCCTGCTGCCCCGGAGGCCCCAGTGAGGCCG gtctctcccacgcGGGCGGCATggtgcccaggcacttggggccATCGCCTGCTGGGCGCGCCCTGCTGGGGTCAAGCCCTGGAGCTGAGGTGACAgacggggaaactgaggctggcgGGAAGGCCCGCAGGTTCTCGGGCCGCTTCCACGCCCCCAGCCAGGCTCGCCCTTGCCCGTGCCCGGACGGCCGGCCCTCGCGTCCCCTGCTGCCCGTCCGCTTCCGCCTCCGAGCTGAGCTGTCCTGA